A single window of Nicotiana tomentosiformis chromosome 1, ASM39032v3, whole genome shotgun sequence DNA harbors:
- the LOC104091738 gene encoding uncharacterized protein, which translates to MCAFFLRNGSKALHHLCKKNPIEPLIFKNHIVHHQLQHSKVYSRLPQSFYRKNKELVELSNPSFLSFFSGVSASASKVGFVGWYLEKINSRPILTKSITCGLILTAADFSSQTIAGSLMEQYDLARTLRMAGYGALIVGPSLHFWFNFLSRCFPKRDVITTFKKIALGQTVYGPAINSIFFSMNAAAQGESSSEIVARLKRDLVPTVVNGLMYWPICDFITFKFVPVHLQPLVSNTFSYLWNVYLTYMASQEKVSTT; encoded by the exons ATGTGTGCTTTTTTCCTCAGAAATGGTTCTAAAGCCCTCCACCATCTCTGTAAAAAAAACCCCATTGAACCTTTGATTTTCAAGAACCATATTGTTCATCACCAACTTCAACATTCTAAAGTCTATTCAAGATTACCTCAATCTTTTTACAGGAAAAATAAGGAACTTGTTGAGTTGTCAAATCCTAGTTTTCTGTCTTTCTTTTCAGGGGTTTCAGCCTCTGCTTCAAAAGTTGGGTTCGTGGGTTGGTACTTAGAGAAAATAAACTCTCGACCCATTCTCACCAAGAGTATTACTTGTGGCCTTATTCTCACTGCCGCTGATTTCTCCTCACAG ACAATTGCTGGGTCATTGATGGAGCAGTATGATCTCGCACGAACATTGCGGATGGCTGGTTATGGAGCACTAATTGTTGGACCTTCACTTCATTTCTGGTTCAATTTTCTGTCAAGGTGCTTTCCAAAGCGTGACGTCATCACAACATTTAAGAAAATAGCTTTGGGACAGACAGTCTATGGCCCTGCAATTAACTCTATTTTCTTCTCCATGAATGCTGCAGCACAAG GTGAAAGTAGTTCAGAGATTGTTGCCAGACTCAAGCGCGACTTGGTTCCCACTGTTGTCAATGGTCTTATGTACTGGCCAATATGTGATTTCATCACATTCAAATTTGTTCCCGTTCATTTACAG CCGCTTGTAAGCAACACATTTTCGTACTTATGGAATGTGTACCTAACGTACATGGCAAGCCAAGAGAAAGTCTCTACGACGTGA
- the LOC104091736 gene encoding uncharacterized protein — protein MDLGCFDMGCIEKKPMNDTVSSSENSPSASTTATSKLGKTKATKEGGQSNLVSLNKSASQIRKPPHRKTSPINWFPRKKVDSYLKRKIKMLQEVDGMNSTLDETLGDANPHYSRVLREKIAVREAAQRAVEARKAALIEASWCRILQAARIDCKEAEQLLIKAERFSAEAFEAATAIGVILYDIPDCSQKHYKIEKSPAKGGGPTTHTVRTSFETAFEVDKQVATALKAALLKLANCPSMNKDEVKELLLRISQNPETDDNHQELSEFSSECESDTASEFESLCSEVTLCSEVTDSETKSVQRKYKKRQACEKFNMPNLEEMMLERLRCLQEDELASLATIVATCGLNAALAEAEKSKPHVSGSAANDKSELSIGEGAVEGYNLDGKTSRTNEELPSLDKFLVKRLTRLEREVLEAKNARSEAAEKSEQTRDKSGNKVVHDSGHDLASILKKPSSKFEKEIEEAKNNSEVLLKSKCKASNSNVHSYEVPDFGSVLVKHSSKLEKEIEEAKRKISEIEGDNSNRLGIVAIGRKKEHEMEVPRLEDYLVKHMTRLEKEVQEAKNRKNTAEPIANVSETTSLVGKENVDQNVNHDTNTDGNPCNGEQPLKAAGKLSIEDENKEAADSLDKILVKPVHRLQRLKMQESSTRSEYVAQRRQRKIEANGATDCESLDKILVKHVSKLEKEKMSLHAKEKDNLMNVKKRDTIGKQMGSSEGSLDQILVKHKSRLEREKMAAVKQEDDDQVRHSVTRKEKRERELQEAWGGLSLGNSMRPHMSRLQRDKAAWQKAEEEERKRTVEEV, from the exons ATGGATTTGGGCTGTTTTGATATGGGTTGCATTGAAAAGAAGCCGATGAATGACACTGTTTCTAGTTCGGAGAACAGTCCCTCCGCTTCTACAACGGCTACTTCCAAACTCGGAAAG ACTAAGGCAACGAAAGAAGGTGGCCAGTCAAATTTAGTTTCTTTAAACAAATCTGCATCACAAATTAGAAAGCCCCCTCATCGCAAAACTTCGCCTATAAATTGGTTCCCTCGCAAGAAAGTGGATTCGTATTTGAAGAGGAAAATAAAAATGCTCCAG GAAGTGGATGGAATGAACTCAACCCTTGATGAGACTTTAGGGGATGCTAATCCTCACTACTCTAGAGTATTGAGAGAAAAAATTGCAGTAAGGGAAGCTGCTCAAAGAGCTGTGGAAGCTCGGAAGGCTGCACTGATTGAAGCATCATGGTGCCGAATACTTCAAGCAGCAAG GATTGATTGTAAAGAAGCAGAACAACTGCTGATAAAGGCAGAAAGATTTTCTGCAGAAGCTTTTGAAGCTGCAACAGCTATTGGAGTAATCTTGTATGACATTCCTGATTGTTCACAGAAGCATTACAAAATAGAAAAGTCACCGGCAAAAGGAGGAGGACCTACAACTCATACAGTTAGAACATCTTTTGAAACTGCATTTGAGGTGGATAAACAAGTAGCAACTGCGCTTAAGGCTGCCCTTCTTAAGCTTGCTAATTGCCCTTCCATGAATAAAGATGAAGTCAAGGAACTGCTGCTCAGAATAAGTCAGAACCCTGAAACAGACGATAATCATCAAGAACTGTCCGAGTTCTCTTCAGAATGTGAATCAGATACGGCTTCTGAATTTGAGAGCCTTTGTTCTGAGGTCACCCTTTGTTCTGAGGTCACAGATTCAGAGACAAAATCTGTGCAAAGGAAGTATAAAAAGAGGCAAGCATGTGAAAAGTTTAATATGCCAAATCTTGAGGAAATGATGCTGGAAAGACTTAGATGTTTGCAAGAAGATGAACTTGCATCTCTTGCCACTATAGTTGCAACTTGTGGGTTGAACGCTGCTCTAGCTGAAGCAGAAAAGAGCAAACCGCATGTTTCAGGGTCCGCTGCTAATGACAAATCAGAATTATCCATTGGAGAAGGAGCAGTTGAGGGATATAATTTGGATGGGAAGACAAGCAGGACAAATGAGGAACTTCCGAGCCTGGATAAGTTTCTGGTGAAGCGGTTAACAAGACTCGAAAGGGAGGTATTAGAAGCCAAAAATGCTAGGAGTGAAGCTGCTGAAAAAAGTGAACAAACGCGAGATAAATCTGGCAATAAAGTGGTTCATGATTCAGGCCATGATCTGGCAAGTATTCTCAAAAAGCCTTCTTCAAAATTTGAAAAGGAAATTGAAGAGGCTAAGAACAACTCCGAAGTGTTGTTAAAAAGCAAGTGTAAAGCTTCAAATAGCAATGTGCATTCATATGAGGTTCCTGACTTTGGCAGTGTGCTTGTTAAGCACTCCTCGAAGCTTGAGAAAGAGATTGAAGAGGCTAAGAGGAAAATTAGTGAAATAGAGGGCGATAATTCGAACAGATTGGGTATTGTGGCAATTGGTCGAAAAAAGGAACATGAAATGGAAGTTCCTAGACTAGAAGATTATCTGGTGAAACATATGACAAGACTTGAAAAGGAAGTTCAAGAAGCAAAAAATAGGAAAAACACTGCAGAACCGATTGCCAATGTGTCTGAAACTACCTCATTGGTAGGAAAAGAAAATGTTGACCAGAATGTAAATCATGATACAAATACAGATGGAAATCCTTGTAATGGAGAACAACCATTAAAGGCAGCAGGCAAATTGTCAATCGAAGATGAAAACAAAGAAGCAGCGGATAGTCTGGACAAGATCCTAGTAAAGCCAGTTCATCGTTTGCAAAGGCTTAAAATGCAAGAATCATCCACAAGAAGTGAATACGTTGCACAGAGACGTCAAAGAAAGATTGAAGCTAATGGTGCAACAGACTGCGAAAGTTTGGATAAGATTTTAGTGAAGCACGTCTCGAAGCTTGAAAAAGAGAAAATGTCTCTTCATGCAAAGGAAAAAGACAATTTGATGAATGTAAAGAAGAGGGACACGATTGGTAAACAAATGGGGAGCAGTGAAGGCAGTTTGGACCAGATTTTGGTGAAACACAAGTCCAGACTTGAGAGAGAAAAGATGGCCGCTGTTAAGCAGGAGGATGATGATCAGGTAAGACATTCAGTTACTCGGAAAGAGAAAAGGGAGAGAGAGTTGCAAGAAGCTTGGGGAGGCTTAAGTCTTGGGAACTCTATGCGTCCTCATATGTCTAGACTTCAGCGGGACAAG GCTGCCTGGCAAAAGGCTGAAGAAGAGGAGAGGAAGAGAACCGTGGAGGAAGTGTGA
- the LOC104091737 gene encoding leucine-rich repeat protein 2-like — MAFPSSFLFFFFFVTILLSLSPAFSTNSEGNALHALRSRLSDPTNVLQSWDPTLVNPCTWFHITCDSNNHVIRLDLGNTNISGTLGPELGELKNLQYLELYRNNFGGKIPKELGNLENLISMDLYGNRFEGNIPKSFAKLKSLRFLRLNDNKLSGPIPRELTTLPNLKVFDVSNNDLCGTIPVDGPFGSFPMEGFAHNRLNGPELKGLAPYDFGCKEVKL; from the exons ATGGCTTTTCCTTCctcctttctcttcttcttcttctttgtcacCATCCTTCTATCCCTGTCCCCTGCTTTCTCCACAAATTCTGAAG GAAATGCGCTACATGCTTTGAGAAGTAGACTCTCTGACCCCACAAATGTTCTACAAAGCTGGGACCCTACTCTTGTTAATCCTTGTACCTGGTTTCATATCACCTGCGACTCTAATAATCATGTTATTCGCCT GGATTTGGGCAATACTAATATTTCTGGAACATTAGGACCAGAGCTTGGTGAACTCAAGAATCTACAGTACct GGAACTTTATAGGAATAACTTTGGAGGCAAAATCCCAAAGGAATTGGGTAATTTGGAAAATCTTATTAGCATGGATCTATATGGCAATAGATTTGAAGGCAACATTCCCAAGTCTTTTGCTAAATTGAAGTCTCTTAGATTTTT GCGGTTAAACGACAACAAACTAAGTGGTCCGATTCCAAGGGAACTCACCACCCTCCCCAACCTTAAAGTTTT TGATGTTTCTAACAATGATCTTTGTGGAACTATCCCTGTTGATGGCCCCTTTGGAAGCTTTCCTATGGAAGG TTTTGCACACAACAGGCTCAATGGACCTGAGCTGAAAGGACTAGCGCCCTATGACTTTGGATGCAAAGAGGTCAAACTATAG
- the LOC104091740 gene encoding extensin-1-like has product MRSLMKLGQWPLLALALAICLAANSVFADYSYGYTSPSSSYNSKKYYKSPSPSKYHVPTTPYYKKPEKSVENYKLPVPSKHDYYKSPSPVKYYKSPSPVKYYKSKQYYKSPSPIKYYKSPSPVKYYKSPTPSKYYYKSPSPVKYYKSHAPSKQYYKSPSQTKYYKSPAPKYYNSPPPTKYYKSPIYYKSPPPPPYYGKSPSYYKSPPPPPKYYEKSPSYYKSPPPPPKYYEQSPSSYKSPPPPSKYNEQLSAYYSSPPPAPSKYYEQSPINYKSPPPPYYESPPPPPKTYEQSPSYYSPPLPTNYVKQIPNFASPPPPKKYEQSATYVSPPPPPAYY; this is encoded by the coding sequence ATGAGAAGCTTAATGAAACTGGGGCAATGGCCTCTACTTGCACTTGCTTTGGCAATTTGCTTAGCAGCCAACTCTGTTTTTGCTGATTACTCTTATGGGTATACTTCTCCCTCATCTTCTTATAACTCTAAGAAGTACTACAAATCACCATCTCCATCTAAGTATCATGTACCCACCACTCCTTACTACAAGAAACCAGAAAAATCTGTTGAAAACTACAAATTGCCTGTACCTTCAAAGCACGACTATTACAAATCGCCATCACCAGTaaaatattacaaatctccaTCACCGGTGAAATATTACAAGTCAAAGCAATACTACAAGTCACCATCACCGATAAAATATTACAAGTCACCATCGCCGGTTAAGTACTACAAGTCGCCTACTCCTTCAAAGTACTACTACAAGTCACCATCGCCAGTAAAGTACTACAAGTCGCATGCTCCTTCAAAGCAATACTACAAGTCACCATCCCAAACAAAATATTATAAATCGCCTGCtcctaaatactacaactcaccgcCGCCAACAAAATATTACAAGTCACCAATTTATTACAAGTCTCCACCACCACCACCTTATTACGGAAAATCACCTTCATACTACAAATCACCTCCACCTCCTCCTAAATACTATGAGAAATCACCTTCATACTACAAGTCGCCTCCACCTCCACCAAAATACTACGAGCAATCACCATCTTCTTACAAATCTCCACCACCTCCATCAAAATACAATGAGCAACTATCTGCATACTACTCTTCGCCGCCACCAGCACCATCAAAATACTACGAGCAATCACCAATTAATTATAAGTCTCCACCTCCACCTTATTATGAATCACCACCACCTCCACCAAAGACCTATGAACAATCGCCATCATACTACTCACCTCCACTTCCAACAAACTACgttaaacaaattcccaactttGCCTCACCTCCACCACCTAAAAAGTACGAGCAATCTGCTACCTATGTTTCACCTCCACCCCCACCAGCCTACTACTAA